A region from the Vulpes lagopus strain Blue_001 chromosome 5, ASM1834538v1, whole genome shotgun sequence genome encodes:
- the LOC121491812 gene encoding late cornified envelope protein 1A-like: MAGIGGTLELEALGLAWEAGLGRRTLWVLTLPTEMSCQQNQQQCQPPPKCPAPKCPPKCPPKCPPVSSCCSVSSGGCCGSSSGGGGCCGSSSGGGGCCLSHHRRHRSHHHRHQSSGCCSQPSGGPGCCGGGSSQSSGGCC; this comes from the exons ATGGCGGGAATTGGAGGCACCCTGGAGCTGGAAGCTCTGGGTCTTGCCTGGGAAGCAGGTCTTGGGAGGAGGACTCTGTGG GTCCTGACCCTGCCCACTGAGATGTCCTGCCAGCAGAACCAGCAGCAGTGCCAGCCCCCTCCCAAGTGCCCGGCCCCCAAGTGCCCCCCGAAGTGTCCCCCAAAGTGCCCCCCAGTCTCCTCTTGCTGTAGTGTCAGCTCTGGGGGCTGCTGTGGCTCCAGCTCTGGGGGTGGCGGCTGCTGTGGCTCCAGCTCTGGGGGTGGCGGCTGCTGCCTGAGCCACCACAGGCGACACAGGTCCCACCACCACAGACACCAGAGCTCAGGCTGCTGCAGCCAGCCCTCTGGGGGCCCGGGCTGCTGTGGAGGGGGCAGCAGTCAGTCATCTGGAGGCTGCTGCTGA
- the LOC121492025 gene encoding keratinocyte proline-rich protein isoform X1 produces the protein MPRFTRSHSPAFIRTMCDQQQIQCCLPLPQCCVKGSSFYSSQSPSANSQVVVQAPCEMQLIECPAPCPVQVSQVKCQASSQSKTAQVKCQAPCPSKTAQVKGQAPCPSKTAQVKCQAPCQSQISSVQSQALCQPEVSYVQCEGPCPVQTCYVECAPVCYTETCFVEYPVQNFAPCPAPQPVQTYVACPPVSQTQGKFSTQRQYQGSYGRYALQGQSPASYNNCTPQFQSRTAYSNCAPQRQSRASFSTCAPQCQAQGSYGSFSSQRSRSQSTSRCLLPGRLQPPYRSCSPPRRSEPFYSSCLPSACSSGSYNYCTPPRRSEPIYSSGCPRGPSSGCARRCGPKCRIEISSPCCPKQVPPQKCAVQIPPIRRCSESCAPRPSWGASCPELRPPAESRPLPSFCPSRRLDRSPERSLQRCPLPAPSSCPRPALRRYPRPEPCARSGPRSCPPPRRLSEPCLCPEPRPAPRAAPRPRPVQREFPEPRPCPQPCERPEPYSLPEPSPLPAPCPSPEPCAEPLRCPSPCSGPRPNPGPGDLGCHESSPCLLDTDAPSCGPTGCSQWQGSGDNFGPCDGIPEPQGFGDCGDQGGTCVGLKGGSDAGTKGAYF, from the exons ATGCCCAGATTCACAAG GTCTCACTCACCTGCCTTCATCAGAACCATGTGTGACCAGCAGCAGATTCAATGTTGCCTGCCGCTTCCCCAGTGCTGTGTGAAGGGTTCCTCCTTCTACTCCTCCCAGTCGCCCAGTGCCAACAGCCAGGTGGTAGTCCAAGCCCCTTGTGAGATGCAACTTATAGAGTGTCCTGCACCATGCCCAGTTCAAGTTTCCCAGGTGAAGTGCCAGGCTTCGAGCCAGTCTAAGACTGCCCAGGTGAAgtgccaggctccatgcccatctaAGACTGCCCAGGTGAAGggccaggctccatgcccatctaAGACCGCCCAGGTGAAGTGCCAGGCTCCATGCCAGTCTCAAATTTCCTCTGTTCAAAGCCAGGCCCTATGCCAGCCTGAGGTTTCCTATGTGCAGTGTGAAGGTCCATGCCCTGTTCAGACGTGTTATGTAGAATGTGCTCCAGTTTGCTATACAGAAACTTGTTTTGTGGAATACCCAGTCCAGAACTTTGCACCCTGTCCAGCTCCTCAGCCTGTCCAGACTTATGTGGCTTGTCCCCCAGTTTCCCAAACTCAGGGAAAATTCTCCACCCAGCGTCAGTATCAAGGTTCTTATGGCAGATACGCCCTGCAGGGTCAGTCCCCAGCTTCCTACAACAATTGCACCCCCCAGTTCCAATCCAGGACTGCCTACAGCAACTGCGCCCCCCAGCGTCAGTCCCGGGCTTCATTCAGCACTTGTGCACCCCAGTGCCAGGCCCAAGGCTCTTATGGGAGCTTCTCCTCTCAGCGCAGCCGCTCCCAGAGCACCAGCAGGTGCCTCCTGCCCGGCCGGCTGCAGCCTCCCTACCGCAGCTGTTCCCCACCACGAAGGTCTGAGCCCTTCTACAGCAGCTGCCTGCCATCTGCATGTTCTTCGGGCTCCTATAACTACTGCACCCCACCACGCCGCTCTGAGCCCATCTATAGCAGTGGCTGCCCGCGGGGTCCTTCCTCAGGCTGCGCTAGGAGATGTGGTCCCAAGTGTCGGATAGAGATTtcctccccctgctgccccaAGCAGGTGCCCCCGCAAAAGTGTGCAGTTCAGATTCCTCCCATCAGACGCTGCTCTGAGAGTTGTGCCCCACGACCCTCCTGGGGAgcctcctgcccggagctgaggcCACCTGCAGAGTCACGTCCACTCCCAAGCTTCTGTCCATCACGGCGTCTGGACCGAAGTCCAGAGAGATCGCTGCAGCGATGCCCACTTCCTGCCCCAAGTTCCTGTCCACGTCCTGCTCTACGGCGGTACCCGCGCCCAGAACCATGTGCAAGGTCAGGGCCGCGTTCATGTCCTCCACCGCGGCGACTTTCCGAACCTTGTCTGTGTCCGGAGCCACGTCCAGCCCCGCGTGCAGCCCCACGACCTAGACCAGTGCAGCGTGAATTTCCCGAGCCACGTCCCTGTCCGCAGCCCTGTGAGCGCCCAGAACCCTACTCACTTCCAGAGCCAAGTCCCCTTCCAGCACCCTGCCCGAGCCCAGAGCCGTGTGCGGAGCCTCTGCGCTGTCCCAGCCCGTGCTCGGGACCACGACCGAACCCAGGCCCAGGAGACCTAGGCTGTCATGAGTCTAGTCCATGCCTCCTGGACACCGATGCCCCCAGCTGTGGCCCAACTGGTTGTAGCCAGTGGCAAGGAAGTGGTGACAACTTTGGACCTTGTGATGGGATTCCAGAGCCACAGGGTTTTGGTGATTGTGGAGACCAAGGCGGCACCTGTGTTGGACTGAAAGGCGGTTCTGATGCTGGAACAAAGGGTGCTTATTTTTAA
- the LOC121492025 gene encoding keratinocyte proline-rich protein isoform X2: MCDQQQIQCCLPLPQCCVKGSSFYSSQSPSANSQVVVQAPCEMQLIECPAPCPVQVSQVKCQASSQSKTAQVKCQAPCPSKTAQVKGQAPCPSKTAQVKCQAPCQSQISSVQSQALCQPEVSYVQCEGPCPVQTCYVECAPVCYTETCFVEYPVQNFAPCPAPQPVQTYVACPPVSQTQGKFSTQRQYQGSYGRYALQGQSPASYNNCTPQFQSRTAYSNCAPQRQSRASFSTCAPQCQAQGSYGSFSSQRSRSQSTSRCLLPGRLQPPYRSCSPPRRSEPFYSSCLPSACSSGSYNYCTPPRRSEPIYSSGCPRGPSSGCARRCGPKCRIEISSPCCPKQVPPQKCAVQIPPIRRCSESCAPRPSWGASCPELRPPAESRPLPSFCPSRRLDRSPERSLQRCPLPAPSSCPRPALRRYPRPEPCARSGPRSCPPPRRLSEPCLCPEPRPAPRAAPRPRPVQREFPEPRPCPQPCERPEPYSLPEPSPLPAPCPSPEPCAEPLRCPSPCSGPRPNPGPGDLGCHESSPCLLDTDAPSCGPTGCSQWQGSGDNFGPCDGIPEPQGFGDCGDQGGTCVGLKGGSDAGTKGAYF, from the coding sequence ATGTGTGACCAGCAGCAGATTCAATGTTGCCTGCCGCTTCCCCAGTGCTGTGTGAAGGGTTCCTCCTTCTACTCCTCCCAGTCGCCCAGTGCCAACAGCCAGGTGGTAGTCCAAGCCCCTTGTGAGATGCAACTTATAGAGTGTCCTGCACCATGCCCAGTTCAAGTTTCCCAGGTGAAGTGCCAGGCTTCGAGCCAGTCTAAGACTGCCCAGGTGAAgtgccaggctccatgcccatctaAGACTGCCCAGGTGAAGggccaggctccatgcccatctaAGACCGCCCAGGTGAAGTGCCAGGCTCCATGCCAGTCTCAAATTTCCTCTGTTCAAAGCCAGGCCCTATGCCAGCCTGAGGTTTCCTATGTGCAGTGTGAAGGTCCATGCCCTGTTCAGACGTGTTATGTAGAATGTGCTCCAGTTTGCTATACAGAAACTTGTTTTGTGGAATACCCAGTCCAGAACTTTGCACCCTGTCCAGCTCCTCAGCCTGTCCAGACTTATGTGGCTTGTCCCCCAGTTTCCCAAACTCAGGGAAAATTCTCCACCCAGCGTCAGTATCAAGGTTCTTATGGCAGATACGCCCTGCAGGGTCAGTCCCCAGCTTCCTACAACAATTGCACCCCCCAGTTCCAATCCAGGACTGCCTACAGCAACTGCGCCCCCCAGCGTCAGTCCCGGGCTTCATTCAGCACTTGTGCACCCCAGTGCCAGGCCCAAGGCTCTTATGGGAGCTTCTCCTCTCAGCGCAGCCGCTCCCAGAGCACCAGCAGGTGCCTCCTGCCCGGCCGGCTGCAGCCTCCCTACCGCAGCTGTTCCCCACCACGAAGGTCTGAGCCCTTCTACAGCAGCTGCCTGCCATCTGCATGTTCTTCGGGCTCCTATAACTACTGCACCCCACCACGCCGCTCTGAGCCCATCTATAGCAGTGGCTGCCCGCGGGGTCCTTCCTCAGGCTGCGCTAGGAGATGTGGTCCCAAGTGTCGGATAGAGATTtcctccccctgctgccccaAGCAGGTGCCCCCGCAAAAGTGTGCAGTTCAGATTCCTCCCATCAGACGCTGCTCTGAGAGTTGTGCCCCACGACCCTCCTGGGGAgcctcctgcccggagctgaggcCACCTGCAGAGTCACGTCCACTCCCAAGCTTCTGTCCATCACGGCGTCTGGACCGAAGTCCAGAGAGATCGCTGCAGCGATGCCCACTTCCTGCCCCAAGTTCCTGTCCACGTCCTGCTCTACGGCGGTACCCGCGCCCAGAACCATGTGCAAGGTCAGGGCCGCGTTCATGTCCTCCACCGCGGCGACTTTCCGAACCTTGTCTGTGTCCGGAGCCACGTCCAGCCCCGCGTGCAGCCCCACGACCTAGACCAGTGCAGCGTGAATTTCCCGAGCCACGTCCCTGTCCGCAGCCCTGTGAGCGCCCAGAACCCTACTCACTTCCAGAGCCAAGTCCCCTTCCAGCACCCTGCCCGAGCCCAGAGCCGTGTGCGGAGCCTCTGCGCTGTCCCAGCCCGTGCTCGGGACCACGACCGAACCCAGGCCCAGGAGACCTAGGCTGTCATGAGTCTAGTCCATGCCTCCTGGACACCGATGCCCCCAGCTGTGGCCCAACTGGTTGTAGCCAGTGGCAAGGAAGTGGTGACAACTTTGGACCTTGTGATGGGATTCCAGAGCCACAGGGTTTTGGTGATTGTGGAGACCAAGGCGGCACCTGTGTTGGACTGAAAGGCGGTTCTGATGCTGGAACAAAGGGTGCTTATTTTTAA